Sequence from the Sphingomonas sp. SORGH_AS_0950 genome:
GGCGTCATCGCGCGCAGCCCGGCGGTGCAGCTCGACGCGGTCATGCTGCTGACCATGATGCGCGAGGTCTATGACGCGCGCGGGCTGGCCTTCCCGGAAGCGTTCCAGGCGCGGTTGCAGAAGATGATCTCGGCGCTGCTCGGCGTGATGCATGGCGACCGCGCGCTGTCGAGCTGGCAGGGATCGGGGCCCGAGACGCCCGAGAAGATCGCCGCCGTCATCGAGGCGTCGGGCGTGCGCACCCGGCCGCTGCGCCAGGCGGGCGACTGGGGTTATCAGCGGCTGGCGGCGGCGCAGACCGTGCTGGTCATGGACGCCGCGCCCCCGCCCATCGCGCGCGCGATCGAGGGGGGCTGCGCCTCGACGCTGGCCTTCGAGTTTTCGGACGGGGCGCAGCGGATCGTCGTCAATTGCGGCGGCGCGGGCGCGACCGTGGCACAGGTCCCCGCCAGCCTCGCGCATGGCCTGCGCACCACGGCGGCGCATTCGACACTGGTCCTGGGCGATTCCAACTCCACCGCGATCCATGCCGACGGCACGCTGGGGCGCGGCGTCGCCGAGGTCGAGCTCAGCCGCCAGGAATCGGACGCGGCCAGCCGGATCGAGGCGAGCCATGACGGCTATGTCCGCCGCTATGGCTTTCTCCACCGCCGCCAGCTGCTGCTGACCGGTGACGGGCGCGAGCTGCGCGGCGAGGATGCGCTGTTGCCGCAGGGGCGCAAGCGCCAGGCCGGATCGACCCATTTCGCGCTGCGCTTCCATCTGGGCGACGGGGTCGAGGCGGTCATCACCGCCGAGAGCGGGCAGGCGATCCTGCGGCTGGACGACGGCGCGCTGTGGCAGTTCCGCTGTCGCGGCGGCACGCTGGCGATCGAGGAGTCGCTGTGGATCGACGGCACCGGCCGCCCGGTCGCGACTCAGCAGCTGGTCGTGACGGGCGAAACCCCGGCGGGCGGCGCGCATGTCAGCTGGGCGTTCAAGCGGGCGCTCTGAGCGCTCGCCCCGGCGAAGACCGGGGCCCAGTCGAACCAGCAAATTCCTACCCTGCAAGGGGAGGGGGACCATGCGAAGCATGGTGGAGGGGTGTCCCCATTAGAGAGGAAGCCTGCCCTGACGAGCGGTGACACCCCTCCGTCAGGCCTGCGGCCTGCCACCTCCCCTTGCAGGGGAGGAATCATGCTTCCCCGAATCACATTTTGCGCTTCGGCGAATCGGAGTCTATCGGGGCCGCAAACTCTCCCCAGCATGTAGGACCCGCAGCCCGATGGCCGTTTCGCTCCCCTCCGCTCCCTCCGTCGACACCGTGCCGGTCCGCCGCGCGCTGCTGTCGGTGTCCGACAAGACCGGCGTCATCGACCTGGCGCGCGCGCTGGCCGAGCGCGGGGTCGATCTCGTCTCGACCGGCGGCACCGCCAAGGCGATCCGCGATGCCGGCCTGCCGGTCCGCGACATCTCCGAGGTGACGAACTTCCCCGAGATGATGGACGGCCGGGTCAAGACGCTGCACCCGATGGTCCATGGCGGCCTGCTCGCGGTGCGCGACGACCCCGCACATGCCGCCGCGATGACCGAGCATGGCATCGGCGCGATCGACCTGGTCGTGGTCAACCTCTACCCCTTCCAGCAGACGGTCGCGAAGGGGGCGGAGCGGCCCGAGATCATCGAGAATATCGATATCGGCGGCCCGTCGATGGTCCGTTCGGCGGCCAAGAACCATGGCTATGTCTCGATCCTGACCGATCCGGCGGACTATGCCGACTTCCTGGCCGAACTCGCCGCGAATGACGGCGCCTCGACGCTGAAGACCCGCCAGCGCCTCGCCGCCAAGGCCTTTGCCGCCACCGCCGCCTATGACTCGGCGATCGCCCAGTGGTTCGCCTTCGCCGATCAGGGCGAGGCCTTCCCGGCCACCCTGCCGCTCGCCTTCACCCGCCACCCCGAGACGCTGCGCTATGGCGAGAACCCGCATCAGGTCGCCGCGCTCTATCTGCCGCAAAAGGGCGGTCAGGGCATCGCCCAGGGCGAGCAGCTGCAGGGCAAGGCGCTGAGCTACAACAACCTCAACGACGCCGATGCCGCGCTGGAGCTGGTCAGCGAATTCATCGACGGCCCGCCGACCGTGGTGATCGTCAAGCACGCCAATCCCTGCGGCGTGGCGAGCGGCGAGACGCTGCTCGAGGCGTATCAGGCGGCGTTCGCCTGTGACACGGTGTCGGCGTTCGGCGGCATCATCGCCTGCAACCGCCCGCTCGACGCCGAGACGGCGGAAGCGATCTCGGGCATCTTCACCGAGGTGGTGGTGGCACCCGACGCGAGCGCGGAGGCGCGCGCCATCTTCGCCAAGAAGAAGAACCTGCGCCTGCTGCTGTCGGGCGAGCTGCCCAACCCGTCGCGCCCCGGCCTGATGATGAAGTCGATCGCGGGCGGCCTGCTGGTCCAGAGCCGCGACAATGGCCGCCTGACCGACGACATGCTGAAGGTCGTCACCAAGCGCGCGCCGACGGCACAGGAACTGGCCGATTGCCGCTTTGCCTGGACGGTTGCCAAGCATGTGAAGTCGAACGCGATCGTCTATGCCAAGGGCGGCTCGACCGCCGGTGTCGGCGCGGGCCAGATGAACCGCCTGGAATCGGCGCGCATCGCCGCATGGAAGGCCAAGGACGCCGCCGACAAGGCGGGCTGGGCCGAGCCGCGCACCATCGGTTCGGCGGTCGCCTCGGACGCCTTCTTCCCCTTCGCCGACGGCCTGCTCGCGGCGGTCGAAGCGGGCGCGACGGCGGTGATCCAGCCGGGCGGCTCGATCCGCGACGACGAAGTGATCGCGGCGGCGGACGAAGCCGGGCTGGCGATGGTGTTCACCGGCATGCGCCACTTCCGGCATTGATCCGAAAAAGGCCCCTTCCGAAGCGTTCGGAAGGGGCCTTCTTATGCCCGACCCATAGCCCAACCGTTCACGCTGAGCGTAGTCGAAGCGTCATCCCATGGCCTTCGACTACGCTCAGGCTGAACGGGCGTTGAGGCGTTACCGCGTGATCCCGCCCGCATGGGGCAAGGTGGCTTCCTCCGCGCTCGGCGCCTTGCCGAACAGCGCGCGGTCCGCCGGACCGAAGGCCCAGCGCCACAGCACCAGCAGATAGGTCGCCGCGATGGCGGGCTCGCCGAACAGCAGCTCGGCCCATTCCAGCCGCTTGGGCAGCAGCGTGAAGGCCCCGCCCACGACGATCGCCGCGCCTGCCGCCCAGAGCAGCGGCCAGCGGAAGGGCGAGACGGGCGCATTCAGGATGCCCGACAGCACCCGCGCCTTGATGACCGAGGTCATCGTCACGCTCATCGCCAGCGCCACCGCCGGGCCGGCCGCCGCCCAGGTCTGCGGCCAGCCGAGCGCACGCATGCCCAGGATCAGCGCGAAGCTGAGGCCGATCTGCACCCCCAGCATCGCGATCGAGATCATCAGGTTGCGATGCCGCGCGGTATAGACCAGCGCCGATTCGCACACCGCGCCGGTCGAGGCCAGCACCTCGGCGAACAGCAGGAAGGCCAGCGCGGCGGTGCCCGACACGAATTGCGGGCCGACCACGCCCATCACGCCCTCGCCGGGAATCGAGCCCATCAGCGCCAGGCAGCCCTGCGCCGCCATGATCCAGAACGCCACCTGCCGCACCTGTCGCGCGATCGCGCCCATATCGCCATTGGCCAGGCTCTGGGTGATGACCGGGCCCAGGATCGGGTCGAAGCTGGTCTTCAGCTTCTGCGGCAGCGAGGCGACCTGCTGCGCCATATAATAGATGCCGACGATGCGCGGCTCGAACATCACGCCCAGGATGAATCGGTCGACGTTACGCGTCCCCCATTCCAGCGCGTCCGCCCCCGCCAGCGGCGCATTGGCGCGGGCGAGCGCGAAGACGCGGGCGAGGCGCGGGCTCCAGCCATGCGGCAGGCCATAGCTGCGCAGGAACGGCACCAGGCTGGCGATCAGCGCCGCCGTCATCGATGCGACATAGGACAGGACCAGGCCGTCGCGGATCGTGAAGAAGGAAAAGACCCAGGCCGCGATCGAGATCGTCCAGGGCTCGACCACCGCGCGCGCGGTGACGGTCGCCTTGACGTTCAGGCGATAGGCGAGCGCGGCGAGACTGACGTCCGACCAAGCGATGGCGACGATGATGCAGGGCAGCCACCGGTCCAGCCCGGTGATCGCGCTGTTGGGATAGAGCAGCTCGGGAAAGGTCCACAGCACCGCGCTCGCCAGGACCGAGGCCAGGAAGGCGAGCGCCATCGCGTCCCACACGACATGGACATGCGGCCGCTCGGTCGAGGACAGCGCCTGCGCCAGCCCGCGCTTCATGCCCAGCGTCGCGATCAGCGCCGCCAGCTCGACCACGACCACCGCGATCGCGAAGCGGCCGACCAGATCGGGGCCGTACATGCGCCCCGCGATGAACAGAAAGGGGATGCGCGCCGCCAGCCGCAGCGCGAAGCCCGCGATATTGGTCCGCCCGCCCTTGGCGAGCGTATCGATGTCCTTGCTCTCGGCCATCAGCCGCGACGATTTCGGGCGAGGGGGCGCGGACAGGTCAATGCGCCGCGCCCCAGCTCTTGCCGAACCCGATCTCGACGCCCAGCGGCACCGACAGCGTGACCGCCGGTTCGGCCGCGCCCGCCATCACTTCGCGGATGACCGCCCCGGCCGCCTCGGCATCGGCCTCGGGCGCCTCGAACACCAGTTCGTCATGCACCTGGAGCAGCATCCGCACATGGCCCAGCCCGGCGGCGGCGAGCGCGGGTTCCATGCGGACCATCGCGCGCTTGATGATGTCGGCGCTGGTCCCCTGGATCGGCGCATTGATCGCGGCGCGTTCGGCCCCCTGGCGCTCGCCCTGATTACGTGAGGCGATGCGCGGGAAATGCGTCTTGCGGCCGAAGAGCGTGCTCGTAAAGCCCTTCTCGCGGACGCTCGACAGCGTCTCGGCGATATAGCGGTTGATGCCGGGGAAACGCTCGAAATAGCGGTCGATCATCGCTTGCGCCTCGTCCGCCGACACGTCGAGGCGACCCGCCAGCCCCCAGCGCGAAATGCCGTAGAGGATGGCGAAGTTGATCGTCTTGGCCCGGCCGCGCGTGTCGCGATTGACCTCGCCGAACAGCTCCTTGGCGGTCAGGCTGTGAATGTCGTCGCCATTGGCGAACGCGTCGCGCAGCGCGGGCACGTCCGCCATATGCGCGGCGAGTCGCAATTCGATCTGCGAATAGTCGGCGGCGATCAGGACATGGCCGTCCTCGGCGATGAACGCCTCGCGCAGCTGTCGCCCGACCTCGGTGCGGATCGGGATGTTCTGGAGATTGGGCTCGGTCGAGGACAGCCGCCCGGTCTGCGCGCCGGTCAGGCTGTAGCTGGTATGGACGCGGCCCGTCTTGGGGTTGATCTGCGCCTGGAGCGCATCGGTATAGGTGCTTTTCAGCTTGGACAGCTGGCGCCATTCCAGGATCTTGCGGACGATCTCCGCCGCCTCGCCACCGTCACGGGCCAGGCGTTCGAGTTCGGTCACGTCGGTCGAATAGACGCCCGACTTGCCCTTGCGCCCGCCCTTGAGACCCAGCCGATCGAACAGGATCTCGCCCAGCTGCTTGGGGCTGCCGATGGTGAAGGGGGTGCCCGCCATGGCATGGATCTCACCCTCCAGCGCGGCGATCTGCCCGGCGAATTCGGTCGAGAGCTGCGACAGGCGCTCGCGATCGACCTTGATCCCGCGCCGCTCCATGCTCGCGATGACGGGGACGAGCGGGCGGTCGACCATCTCGTACACGCGCGTCGCCTGCTCCATGGGGAGTCGCGCCTTGAACCGCTTCCATAGCCGCAGCGTGACGTCGGCATCCTCGGCGGCGTAGCGGGTGGCGGTCTTCAGATCGACCTCGTGGAAGCCGAGCTGCTTCTTGCCGGTGCCGACCACCTCCTTGAAGGCGAGGCAGGTGTGCGACAGATGCGTCGCGGCCAGTTCGTCCATGCCATGGCCGTGCAGGCCCGCGTCGAGGTCGAAGCTCAGCACGATCGTGTCGTCATGCGGCGCGATGGCGATGCCGCGCTCGCCCAGCACGATCATGTCGAACTTCAGATTCTGGCCGATCTTGAGGACCGACGGGTCCTCGCACAGCGCCTTGACCCGCTCGAGCGCCGGTCCGACCGGAATCTGCACCGGCACTTCGGCCAGCAGGTCGGTGCCGCCATGCCCCAGCGGGATGTAGCACGCCTTGTTGGGGGCCAGGCACAGGCTGACCCCGACCAGTTCGGCCTGGGTCGCGTCGGTCGAGCTCGTCTCGGTATCGATCGCGACGAAACCCTGGGCCTTCGCCTCGGCCACCCATTGGTCGAGCGTGGCGAGGTCCTGCACCGTCGTATAGCCGTCGAGATTGCACGGCTCGTCATCGTCCATCGCTGCGGCGGGCGCGGCCTCTCCGGCGACGGGGGCAGGCGCGGCGTCGTCGGTGATCTGCCCCATCTTGGCGATCAGCGAGCGGAAGCCGTGATGCTCCAGAAACGCGCGCAGCGGCGCATCCGGGATGGTCGGATGCAGCGCCAGTTCCTCCAGCGGCTGGGGCAGCGGTGCATTGCATTCCAGCGTGACCAGCCGCTTCGACAGCCGCGCATTCTCGGCATGTTCGATGAGGTTGTCGCGCAGCTTGCCCTTCTTCATCTCGGGCGCGGCGGCGAGGACGGATTCCAGATCGCCATGCTCGACGATCAGCTTGGAGGCGGTCTTGGGACCCACACCCGGCACGCCCGGCACGTTGTCGACGCTGTCGCCCATCAGCGCGAGCACATCGCCCAACTGCTTGGGGCCCACGCCGAACTTCTCTTGAACATACGCCTCGCCCAGACGCCGGTTGTTCATCGTATCGAGCATGTCGAGGCTGCCATCCTCGACCAGCTGCATCAGGTCCTTGTCGCCCGAAACGATCGTGACCTGCCACCCCTCGGCCATCGCGGCGCGGGCGTAGCAGGCGATCAGGTCGTCGGCCTCCAGCCCCGCTTCCTCGATGCAGGGCAGCGAGAAGGCGCGGGTGGCGTCGCGGATCATCGGGAATTGGGGGACCAGATCGGGCGGGGGCGGGGGCCGGTGCGCCTTATACTGGTCGTACATGTCGTTGCGGAAGGTCTTGGACGACTTGTCGAGCACCACCGCCATATGGGTCGGCCCGTCGGCGGCGTTGATCTCGTCCACCAGCTTCCAGAGCATGGTGGTATAGCCGTACACCGCCCCGACCGGCTCGCCATGCTTGTTCGTCAGCGGCGGCAGGCGGTGATAGGCGCGGAAGATATAGCCGGAGCCGTCGACGAGATAGAGATGGGGCATGATCCGCGCGGTTTAGCGGAACAGAGAGAGGGTAAACAGCCCCTGATCGCACCGGTTTTCGATGGCTGTGGCGGATGGGCCACGGCGGGGGCGACTTCGATCTCTGCCTCGCAAATGTCACATTCGGTCAGAACAACCGAAAATCCTCGTTCATCACAAAGCGCCCTTTCGGTTCATCACCATGCGTTTCGAAGATTGCCGTCAGAACGTCGTCCACGAAAAGGCCTGCAACGGAAGAAACCGCACTCCACCGCACCCGCACAGGAGCATCGGACCGAAGCGGGATCGCAGGGCCGACATCCAATGCAGCGATGATCGCATTCCCTGCGGGTTTGCGCATGTCCAACAGGTAGAAATATGCGCTTTCATCATCGCGCTCGAAAACGACGCCAAACTGTCCCGTGGCTTGGATGGCGCTTTCATAGATGTCGATCACCACGAAATGGTGCGGCAAATCTTCCTCCCCTGCAAGGGGAGGGGGACCAGCGAAGCTGGTGGAGGGGTGTCGCCCTATCGAGAGCGGGACACCCCTCCGTCAGGCCTGCGGCCTGCCACCTCCCCTTGCAGGGGAGGAAGATGGATCAGTTCGCCACCGCCACCGGCCCGCGTGGCGGCCCCGCCGCATCGGCCACGGCCGCCGCGACATTTTGGATCAGCAATTGCCGCTTGCGGATATCCTCGGTCGTGTCGCCGATCATCACCGCGATGGCGAAGCGGCGGCCGTCGGGGGCGGTCAGCAGGCCGACATCGTTGAAGCCCGCATTGCGGCGGCCCAGGTCTTGGCCGGTGCCGGTCTTGTGCGCGATCGTCCAGCCGCTCGGCACGGCGGCGCGCAGGCGGGCATGGCCGGTGCGCGAGGCCTCCATCGTGTCGATCAGGATGCGGGTCGAGGTTTCGGACAACAGCTCGCCGCGCGCCAGCCGGGCCAGCGCATCGGCGATGGCGATCGGCGCCGCGCCGTCGGGCGGATCGCTGACATAGGCGTCGAGCGCCGCCGCCCGCGCCGCGGGATCGAGCCGGTTGCGCGCCGCCTGGAACGCCCCCGCCATGGCGAAGGCGGGTTGCCAGGTCAGGCCCGCCGTCTTCGCCTGGAGCAGCCGCTCGCCGGGGCCGAAGCGGATATCGCCCAGCCGCTTGTTGGCGATCATCGCGCGCACCGCCTGCGGCCCGCCGACATAGGTGAGCAGCCGGTCATTGGCGGTGTTGTCGCTCTGGGTCAGCGCGCGGGTCAGCAGTTCGCCGACCGTGGTATGGTATCCGTCGCCCTTGACCAGCATCGCGATCGGCTGGTGGAACAGGGTCAGGTCCTCGCGCCGCACGACGATCGGCTCGTCCAGCCGTGCGCGGCCCCTGTCGCGCAGGTCGAGCAGCGTGATCGCGACCCACAGCTTGGACACCGATTGCTGGGGCAGGCGCTGGCGGCCGCCGACCTCGACCGTCCAGCCGTCATCGACCGCGCGCACCGCAATGCCCTTCTTGCCCGAAAAACCGGCGGACAGCCGTTCGATCGTGCTGACCAGCCCGGCGGGCGCGGCGGGGGCGCGGCTGGGGCGGGGCGGGGGGAGCGGCATCGACACCGAAACCTGGGGATCGGGCACGCTGGGAGCATGGGACGTCGCGCCGGGGCGTGAATCCGCCCCACAGCCTGCGAGCCCCAAGAGAAGAAACCCGGCAGGCCATGAACGCAGCCCGCCGCTCGATACTCGCTTCGTCACCGCAATACCCCGCAACACAGGGGTATCCTTACGTCTTGACCGAGTGGGGGAAATCCCCGTGTCCGGGGCTTGCGACGAAAGGCCGCAACCACACGATAAGATGTGAAACATTCTAAATTCCTCCCCTACAAGGGGAGGAGTCAGGGCTTGCTTCACGGAATCAGGATCGTGTCGACCGCCTCGGGCAAGGTCTCGGGATAATCGAGCGTGTAATGCAGTCCCCGGCTCTCCTTGCGATGCAGCGCGCAGCGGACGATCAGCTCGGCGGTCTGGAGCAGGTTGCGCAGCTCGATCAGGTCGGGCGTGACGCGGAAATGGCCGTAATAGTCGTTGATCTCGTCGGTCAGCATGCGAATGCGGTGCTGCGCGCGCTCCAGCCGCTTGGTGGTGCGGACGATGCCGACATAATTCCACATGAAGCGGCGAATCTCGGTCCAGTTCTGCTTGATGACCACCTCTTCGTCCGAATCGGTGACGCGACTCTCGTCCCAGGGGCGGATGGCGGGGGCGGGGGGCAGCTCGTCCCAATGCGCCGCGATATGGTTCGCGCACGCCTCGCCATAGACGAAGCATTCGAGGAGCGAATTGGAGGCCAGCCGGTTGGCGCCGTGCAGCCCCGACTGGGTCACCTCGCCCGCCGCATAGAGGCCGGGCAGGTCGGTGCGCCCGTCGCGGTCCACGATGACGCCGCCACAGGTATAATGCTGCGCGGGCACGACCGGGATCGGCTGCACCGTCATGTCGATGCCGAGGCTCAGCAGCTTTTCGTGGATATTGGGAAAATGCTCGCGGACGAAGGCGGGCGGCTGGTGGCTGATGTCGAGATGGACATAGTCCAGGCCCAGCCGCTTGATCTCATGGTCGATCGCGCGCGCCACGATGTCGCGGGGGGCGAGTTCGGCGCGCAGGTCGAGGTCGGGCATGAAGCGGTGCCCGGTCTCGGGAATCTTCAGATGCCCGCCTTCGCCGCGAACCGCTTCGGTAATCAGGAAATTCTTGACCTGGGTGTTGTACAGGCAGGTCGGGTGGAATTGCATGAATTCCATGTTCGACACGCGCGCGCCCGCGCGCCACGCCATCGCGATGCCGTCGCCGGTCGCCCCCTTGGGTGCGGTGGAGAATTGATAGGTGCGCCCGGCGCCCCCGGTCGCCAGGATCGTCGCGCGCGCCTTGTGCACCACCACGCGGCCCGTCCGCCGGTCGACGGCATAGATGCCCCAGACATGGCCCGCACCCGAATAGCGCATCTCGTGGCGACTGGTCGCCAGGTCGATCGCGACCTGATCGGGGACCATGGTGATGTTGGGATGCGCGTCCGCGGCCTTCAGCAGCGCGTCGAGCACCGCCCAGCCGGTCGCGTCCGCGACATGGACGATGCGCCGGTGCGAATGCCCGCCCTCACGCGTCAGGTGGAGCATATTGCCCTCGGTCGCGAAGGGGACGCCCAGCTTTTGCAGGCGTTCGATCGCGGCGGGGGCGTTCTCGACCACGAATTCGACGGTGGCGCGGTCGTTCAGCCCCGCACCCGCGACCATCGTATCCTCGATATGGCTGTCGAAGGTGTCGCCGGGTTCCAGAACGGCGGCGATCCCGCCTTGCGCCCAGGCGGTCGAGCCCTCGTTCAGCTTGCCCTTGGCCAGCACCGTCACCTTGAACCGGTCGGCCAGGTTCAGCGCCGCGGTCAGCCCGGCCGCGCCCGATCCGACGATCAGGATATCGGAATCGGTCATGCGCGGTCTCCTTCGGGCGCGGGGGCAGGGGTCATGGCGCACCCTGTGGCACGGACGCGGGGCGGGGGACAGGGGGTAACGCCTTGCCTTGGTGCGCGCGCCTTCCCACTTGCCCGTCATGGCGTTGGTCCGATCCGATTGGCGCGACCGTCTGCGCGCGGCGATCCCCACGGGGGTGATCGTGGGCGGCCTGGGCTATGCATTAGTCCTGGGGCTGGGGATCGCGCCGTCCCCGTCCGGGCCGTCCGAGGCGCTCGACAGTTTCGACGTGACGCCGCCCAAGCCGCCGCCCCCGCCGCCGGTCCGGCCCAAAAGGATCGAGAGCCACCGGCCGCGCGGTGCCGCCGCGCCCCCCAATATCCGGTCGCAGGCCACCCCGGTCGTCGCCCCGCCGCCGCTGGTCGTGCTGCCCCCGGTATCGCCCGTCATCGCGGCACCGGTCGCGGGCACGGGCGCGGACCCGAGCCAGGGCGCCTCCGACAAGCCCGGCCCCGGCACCGGGGCGGGCGGCATCGGCAATGGTACGGGCAGCGGCGGGTCGGGGGATGGGGACGGCTATGGCGACGAAACCCCGCCGCGCCGGATCAAGGGGCGGATCAAGGATTCGGACTATCCCGAGGCCGCCGCCGATGCGGGTGCCAGCGGGACGGTGCAGGTCCGCTATTTCGTCAATGTCGATGGCAGGGTCAGCGGGTGCGTGGTGACGAAGAGCAGCGGCAATGCCGCGCTGGACGAGACGACCTGCCGCCTGATCGAGCAGCGATACCGTTACGACCCGTCCCGCGATGCCGATGGGCGGCCGGTGCGGTCGATTATCGTGGTGAATCAGGATTGGGTGCTGGAGCGGTTGCCTGCGGAGCGGTGATAGGTCGGGCTTTGGGGGGAGCGCCGGGCGTGGGCTTCGACTTCGCTCAGCCTGAACGGAGGTTGGGATATCTGGGTTCGCGCAGAGGCGCGGAGGACGCGGAGATGTTCGGTGCGCGGATAGCGCATCTCTTACCTATCATGGCCTGTTGGGGCGGACTGTAGAATTACACCTCCGCGTGCTCTGCGCCTCCGCGCGAACCCAAAATTTCTCCCCAGAACCCCGTTCAGCCTGAGCGAAGTCGAAGGCCAAGCGAATCCCTCAAGCCCCAACACTCCGCGTCAACGACAGGAACACGTCTTCCAGATCGGCTTCCTTGGTCGAGACGTCGACGATCCCGTATCCGTCCGCCTGCACCGCCGCCAGCACCTGGCCCGCATTCACCTTGTCCTTGGCATAGGTGATCTCCAGCGTGCGGCTGCCCTTCAGCACGATCTTGCCGAAGCTGGCATGGTCGGGCACCGCCGCGACATCGCGGTCCACCGTCACCGCGACGATCTTTTCCTGCGCCTTGCCGACCAGTTCGCGGGTCGGCTCATTGGCGACCAGGCGACCATGGTTGATGATCGCGATCCGGTCGCACAACTCCTCGGCCTCTTCGAGATAATGGGTGGTCAGCACCACCGTCACGCCCTGTTCGTTCAATTGCCGGACATAGGCCCAGAGCTGCTGGCGGAGTTCGATATCGACGCCCGCGGTCGGCTCGTCCAGCACCAGCACCGGCGGCGAATGCACCATCGCCTTGGCGACCATCAGGCGGCGCTTCATGCCGCCCGACAGGGTGCGCGAATAGGCGTTCGCCTTGTCCTCCAGATGCACCGCGCGCAGCAATTCCATCGAGCGGCGCTGGCCCTTGGGCACGCCGTACAGCCCGCCCTGGATCTCCAGCGTCTCCAGCGGCGTGAAGAAGGGGTCGAACAGGATTTCCTGGTTGACGATGCCGATCGACGCCTTGGCATTGCGCGGATGCCGGTCGATGTCGAAGCCCCAGATCGACGCCGAT
This genomic interval carries:
- a CDS encoding heparinase II/III family protein, producing the protein MRSGIEGGSTPQAADSIEEGKRLVRVGTGGLSLADRLSEHLHRLTWRTPLHSLRLKGRHPLKLMAVPEDPILGDIERGHALLGGVLDWRGEERGVESIDFAHPDWSSGFADHLHGFAWLRDLSSVATRAQGAPIAEYLMGRWLDAFGDKVDPVAWRPDLWGRRILFWTAHAPLILSSTDLVYRSRVLNTLARGARHLDRGADKAPAGVARIAAWCGVVAAGLLLAGGDPRQAFGEAGLNRALDTGLFADGGVIARSPAVQLDAVMLLTMMREVYDARGLAFPEAFQARLQKMISALLGVMHGDRALSSWQGSGPETPEKIAAVIEASGVRTRPLRQAGDWGYQRLAAAQTVLVMDAAPPPIARAIEGGCASTLAFEFSDGAQRIVVNCGGAGATVAQVPASLAHGLRTTAAHSTLVLGDSNSTAIHADGTLGRGVAEVELSRQESDAASRIEASHDGYVRRYGFLHRRQLLLTGDGRELRGEDALLPQGRKRQAGSTHFALRFHLGDGVEAVITAESGQAILRLDDGALWQFRCRGGTLAIEESLWIDGTGRPVATQQLVVTGETPAGGAHVSWAFKRAL
- the purH gene encoding bifunctional phosphoribosylaminoimidazolecarboxamide formyltransferase/IMP cyclohydrolase, giving the protein MAVSLPSAPSVDTVPVRRALLSVSDKTGVIDLARALAERGVDLVSTGGTAKAIRDAGLPVRDISEVTNFPEMMDGRVKTLHPMVHGGLLAVRDDPAHAAAMTEHGIGAIDLVVVNLYPFQQTVAKGAERPEIIENIDIGGPSMVRSAAKNHGYVSILTDPADYADFLAELAANDGASTLKTRQRLAAKAFAATAAYDSAIAQWFAFADQGEAFPATLPLAFTRHPETLRYGENPHQVAALYLPQKGGQGIAQGEQLQGKALSYNNLNDADAALELVSEFIDGPPTVVIVKHANPCGVASGETLLEAYQAAFACDTVSAFGGIIACNRPLDAETAEAISGIFTEVVVAPDASAEARAIFAKKKNLRLLLSGELPNPSRPGLMMKSIAGGLLVQSRDNGRLTDDMLKVVTKRAPTAQELADCRFAWTVAKHVKSNAIVYAKGGSTAGVGAGQMNRLESARIAAWKAKDAADKAGWAEPRTIGSAVASDAFFPFADGLLAAVEAGATAVIQPGGSIRDDEVIAAADEAGLAMVFTGMRHFRH
- a CDS encoding lipopolysaccharide biosynthesis protein; translation: MAESKDIDTLAKGGRTNIAGFALRLAARIPFLFIAGRMYGPDLVGRFAIAVVVVELAALIATLGMKRGLAQALSSTERPHVHVVWDAMALAFLASVLASAVLWTFPELLYPNSAITGLDRWLPCIIVAIAWSDVSLAALAYRLNVKATVTARAVVEPWTISIAAWVFSFFTIRDGLVLSYVASMTAALIASLVPFLRSYGLPHGWSPRLARVFALARANAPLAGADALEWGTRNVDRFILGVMFEPRIVGIYYMAQQVASLPQKLKTSFDPILGPVITQSLANGDMGAIARQVRQVAFWIMAAQGCLALMGSIPGEGVMGVVGPQFVSGTAALAFLLFAEVLASTGAVCESALVYTARHRNLMISIAMLGVQIGLSFALILGMRALGWPQTWAAAGPAVALAMSVTMTSVIKARVLSGILNAPVSPFRWPLLWAAGAAIVVGGAFTLLPKRLEWAELLFGEPAIAATYLLVLWRWAFGPADRALFGKAPSAEEATLPHAGGITR
- the polA gene encoding DNA polymerase I is translated as MPHLYLVDGSGYIFRAYHRLPPLTNKHGEPVGAVYGYTTMLWKLVDEINAADGPTHMAVVLDKSSKTFRNDMYDQYKAHRPPPPPDLVPQFPMIRDATRAFSLPCIEEAGLEADDLIACYARAAMAEGWQVTIVSGDKDLMQLVEDGSLDMLDTMNNRRLGEAYVQEKFGVGPKQLGDVLALMGDSVDNVPGVPGVGPKTASKLIVEHGDLESVLAAAPEMKKGKLRDNLIEHAENARLSKRLVTLECNAPLPQPLEELALHPTIPDAPLRAFLEHHGFRSLIAKMGQITDDAAPAPVAGEAAPAAAMDDDEPCNLDGYTTVQDLATLDQWVAEAKAQGFVAIDTETSSTDATQAELVGVSLCLAPNKACYIPLGHGGTDLLAEVPVQIPVGPALERVKALCEDPSVLKIGQNLKFDMIVLGERGIAIAPHDDTIVLSFDLDAGLHGHGMDELAATHLSHTCLAFKEVVGTGKKQLGFHEVDLKTATRYAAEDADVTLRLWKRFKARLPMEQATRVYEMVDRPLVPVIASMERRGIKVDRERLSQLSTEFAGQIAALEGEIHAMAGTPFTIGSPKQLGEILFDRLGLKGGRKGKSGVYSTDVTELERLARDGGEAAEIVRKILEWRQLSKLKSTYTDALQAQINPKTGRVHTSYSLTGAQTGRLSSTEPNLQNIPIRTEVGRQLREAFIAEDGHVLIAADYSQIELRLAAHMADVPALRDAFANGDDIHSLTAKELFGEVNRDTRGRAKTINFAILYGISRWGLAGRLDVSADEAQAMIDRYFERFPGINRYIAETLSSVREKGFTSTLFGRKTHFPRIASRNQGERQGAERAAINAPIQGTSADIIKRAMVRMEPALAAAGLGHVRMLLQVHDELVFEAPEADAEAAGAVIREVMAGAAEPAVTLSVPLGVEIGFGKSWGAAH
- a CDS encoding DUF2251 domain-containing protein is translated as MIDIYESAIQATGQFGVVFERDDESAYFYLLDMRKPAGNAIIAALDVGPAIPLRSDAPVRVRWSAVSSVAGLFVDDVLTAIFETHGDEPKGRFVMNEDFRLF
- a CDS encoding serine hydrolase → MAVTKRVSSGGLRSWPAGFLLLGLAGCGADSRPGATSHAPSVPDPQVSVSMPLPPPRPSRAPAAPAGLVSTIERLSAGFSGKKGIAVRAVDDGWTVEVGGRQRLPQQSVSKLWVAITLLDLRDRGRARLDEPIVVRREDLTLFHQPIAMLVKGDGYHTTVGELLTRALTQSDNTANDRLLTYVGGPQAVRAMIANKRLGDIRFGPGERLLQAKTAGLTWQPAFAMAGAFQAARNRLDPAARAAALDAYVSDPPDGAAPIAIADALARLARGELLSETSTRILIDTMEASRTGHARLRAAVPSGWTIAHKTGTGQDLGRRNAGFNDVGLLTAPDGRRFAIAVMIGDTTEDIRKRQLLIQNVAAAVADAAGPPRGPVAVAN